Genomic segment of Streptomyces brevispora:
GGCGTCGTCGTCGGCAGGCGCCGGCGCGAGCCGCCCCGGGACCGGGGCGTCGCAGTCCAGTGCCGTCGTTCCCACGGGTACGGCGGCCACCACGAGGTACTCGTGGTCCGAACGCGAACCGAGCAGTCGCACCGCCCGGTCCACCCCCGCGGCCTCGCCGACCACCAGCACCCGGCGGGGCGTCCGCCGTTTCCCCCACCGCGGCAGCTGAAGCACTCCGGACACGGTCGTGGCCGCCAACAGGCCGGGGATCAGTGCCACGACCGCCGCCGCCGGATCGATGGACCCGTCGGCCACCGTCCAGAGCACCGCCAGTACGCCGATGAGCAGCAACCAGTCCCCGGACGCGGTCAGCGCTCCCGCCGCGGGGCCGGGGGCCCGGAACGAGTACCGGCCGCGCGCGGCCCGCACCCCGGACCACACCAGCGCGGCCGCGGCCGCACCGGCCAGGGCCCCGGGCTCTCCGTCGGTGCGCAGGACGAGCCAGCCGGGAAGCCCGAGGCCGAACAGGTCGAAGCAGATGACGAGTGGCAGGTACCGGCCGGGCCTGTTCCTCGGCCCGGTCCGGGCGGAACGCTCGCGCTGTACGGTCGGGCCCTGCGGCAGCCGGTCGAACTTCTGGCTGCGAGGGCGGTTGGAAACGGTCCTTGGACGCGGCGCCCCCGCCAGTCCCACAGGTCCTGATATCTCGGATTCGGGTAGCTCGACATGCCCCATGAACCCCCCAGTCACAGTCGCATCTCCACAAACGGGGCGCATCCGCCGATCCTGTGGACTGACGGACGCGCCCTCGCTCGGTGCACGATATCCACACACGTGCCATTTCGCTGGAGTTCCAGTGAAGTTCAGACATGCGGTGTGAGCCGGAACTCGTCCCGTTCCGTGCTGGATCAAGGGTTCTGTGCGCGGGTGTCGGTATGTGGGACGCACCGGAATCGGGTGGTGTGCGGATATGTACCGCTCCTCAGTCAACCACCTTACGTGGCCGATTCGTTGGTCCGCGCTGCCTGCTCGCCGGACGGGTCCGGCGGGCCGTCTGGGAGAATGCACCGCCGGGGGACTTCGCCCGGCCACGAGTGAAAGAGGACGCACGGTGACTCCCGCGGAGAAGAACTGGGCCGGCAACGTCACGTTCGGGGCGAGGCGACTGTGCGTGCCCCGCTCGGAGGCCGAACTGCGGGAGACGGTGGCCGCTTCCGGCGCGGTGCGTGCCCTGGGCACCCGGCACTCCTTCAACACCGTCGCCGACACCTGCGGGGACCTCGTGTCGGTGGCCGGTCTGCCGCGCGTGGTCGAGATCGACCCGGCGGCGGGAGCGGTGACGGTGAGCGCGGGGCTCCGCTTCGGCGAGTTCGCCGACGAGCTGAACGGGAGCGGCTTCGCCCTGCACAACCTGGGTTCGCTCCCGCACATCTCGGTGGCCGGCGCCTGCGCTACCGGAACCCATGGCTCGGGTGTCGGCAACCGGTCGCTCGCGGGAGCCGTCCGGGCACTGGACATGGTCACGGCGGACGGCGGGACCGTGTCGCTGCGGCGTGGCGACACGGACTTCCCCGGAGCGGTGGTGTCCATGGGGGCGCTGGGCGTGGTGACCCGGCTGACGCTGGACATCGTCCCGGCCTTCGACGTACAGCAGTGGGTCTACGAGGACCTTCCCGAGTCCCGGCTGACCGGCGGTTTCGACGAGGTGATGTCGGCCGCGTACAGCGTCAGCGTCTTCACCGACTGGCGCCCCGGACCGGTCGGCCAGGTATGGCTCAAGCAGCGGGTGGGGAGTGGGGGAGTGCGGCAGGCGCCCGGCGAGTGGCTGGGCGCACGGCTCGCCGACGGCCCGCGCCATCCGATCGCCGGTATGCCGGCCGGTAACTGCACCCGGCAGCAGGGCGCCGCCGGAGCCTGGCACCGGAGGCTGCCGCACTTCCGGCTGGAGTTCACCCCCAGCAACGGGGACGAGCTGCAGTCGGAGTACTTCGTGGCGCGGGAGGACGCCGCAGCCGCCTACGAGGCCGTGGCCCGGCTCCGCGACCGGATCGCCCCACTGCTGCAGATCTCCGAGATCCGTACCGTCGCGGGTGACGACCTCTGGCTGAGCCCCGCGTCCGGCAGGGACTCGGTGGCCTTCCACTTCACCTGGGTACCGGACACCGCGGCGGTGGCACCGGTGCTCGGGGAGATCGAGGAGGCGCTGGCGCCGTTCGGCGCGCGGCCGCACTGGGGCAAGGTGTTCACCACCGCCCCCGATGTCCTGCGCACGCTGTACGGGCGGTACCCGGACTTCGAGAAGCTGATGGCCCGCTACGACCCGGCCGGCACCTTCCGCAACGACTTCCTGGACCGGCACTTCCCGCGCTGACCCCGGCACTTCCCGCACCGGCCCCGCCGCTTCCCGCACCGGCCCCGCCGCTTCCCGCACCGGCCCCGCCGCTTCCCGCACCGGCCCCGCCGCTTCCCGCACCGGCCCCGCCGCTTCCCGCACCGGCCCCGCCGCTCCCCGTGCTGCGCCGGCGCTTTCCGAGGCGGCCCGGTGTGGCGGCCCCGTTCGGCGGCCCCGCGCGGCGGGGGTCAGCGCCGCTCGCGCTCGTCGCTCGCCCGGGACGGCCACACCGCCGCCGACCGGCCCGGTGCGAGCTGGTCCACCACCTCGGTCGGCTCCCCGCAGGCGCGCTCGATCCGGCGGCGGACGTTCTGCTTCTCGGCGACGACGGCGGCCAGCAGCAGCGAGGTCAGCGCCACGGCTCCGTTGAGAACCGTGAGGTTGACCATCACCTCGACCATGCCGTGGCCGGCGAACGGACCCAGCCGGTCCGTCCCCGCGACCACCGCCAGGACGGACACCAACAGGGCGCACGGCGCGCTGCCCGCCAGCTGGAACCGCAGCGCCGCCCAGATGAGGATCGGGAACACCAGACAGAGCATCGACAGCGCACTCCGGGTGGCCAGCAACGAGGCCGCGACCGCGACGACCAGCAGCGCACCGGCCTCGACCCATCGGTCGGTCACCCGGGGCATCCGCGCCGTGAGCAGCACGACCAGTACCAGCGGGGTGACCACGAGCACCGCAGGGGTGCCGCGGCCTTGCGCCGGTACTTCTCGCTGCGGATCACTGTTCTCATCAGACACCGGCCCCCGCCGGAGGCGGCCGCGTGACACGTACCGGCCCGGATCGCTCGGTCATCCGGGGGCGGCGGGGAACTCCTCGTGCCGCAGGACGAGCACGGCGGCGTCGTCCTGGTGCCCGGTACGCTCCGCCGTCCTCAGGATCGCGTCGGCCAGCTCGCCCGCGTCGTCACCGACCCGGGAGCGCACCAGCCGGACCACGGCGTCCATCCCGTCGTCGATCGAGTAGGACGGCCCCTCGATCACCCCGTCGGTGAGCAGCACGAAGGCCCCGGCGGTCGTGAGGTGCCGTGTGGTGACCGGGTACTCCTCACCGCTCTGGATCCCGAGCGGCAGACCGCCCTCGTCCTCGGTGGTGCCCGACAGCCCGTTCGCCGGGGCCCACACCGCGGCGACATGACCCGCCCGCGCACTCTGGAGCTCCCGGGTGAGCGGGTCGAGCCGGACGAAGGCACAGGTGGCGAGGAGGTCGGAGTCCACGGACAGCAGCAGTTCATTGGTCCGGCGCACCACTTCGCCCGGATCGGCCGCGGTGACGGCCGGCGCACGCATCGCGATCCGGATCTGGCCCATGAAGGCCGCCGCCTCGACGTCGTGTCCCTGTACGTCCCCGATGGCGAACGCGAGCGAACCGTCCGGGAGCCGGAACCCGTCGTACCAGTCGCCCCCGATGTCCAGACCGCTGCGGGCGGGCGTGTAGCGGGCGGCGGTCTGCAGCCCCGGCAGGGCGGGCAGGGAGGAGGGCAGCATCTCGCGTTGACTCACCTCGGCCAGTTCCGTCCGCGCCTGATGCCGCTCCACCTCGCGGCGCGCCCGGGAGGTGAGGTGCTGGAGCGTGGTCAGGAGTTCCTCGGAACTGGCCGAGTGGGGAGGACGACGCCGGTTCATGGACCGCTCCGCGGTGCGTGTGGTGGCGAGCCGCACTACAGGGTCTGTCGTGGCGGGACGATCCGGGAGGCACATGCCTCGGATTCGGTACGGGGCCGCGCGCCGACTGCTCCGGAACACGGCCCACGTCATCCTCATTCGGTGCGGGGATCCGCGCAGGACGAGCCGTTCGGGCGGCCGGGAACGCGCGCGGCGTGCCGATCGGGTGGATGCTGGGAGTGAACCCGTGTGGCGGCTGTCGAACGGCGGCCGGCGCGGGCTTGGAGGTGTGCGATGAGCCGGACGATGGAGTGGACGGTCCGCGTCGATCTGTCCGAGGAGGACGGCGCGACGAAGGCGGCGGCGGTGCTGGACACCGGCACGGCGAAACTCACCGGCCACGGGGTCGCCCATTGCAGCCCGCAGGATCCGGACGTTCCCACCATCGGCGACGAGCTCGCGGCGAGCCGTGCGATGCGCGATGTCGCGGCCCAGCTGATGAGCGTGGCCGACCGCGAACTCGGTGAGGCCGGCGCGGGGTCCGCGGACGGGCCCGTGCCGCCGCCGTACGCCTGGTCGGACGCGACGACCTGAGCCCGCCGCGTCAGTCCTCGCGCACGGCGCGGGGGTCGTAGCGTGCCCGGGGAGGAGACCGGTTCACGCGAACGAGAAACCCCCGGGTGACGCCATGTGCTGGAGCGCGACCGCCGATCTTGTCGCCGGCACCGCCGTCGCGGCGATCGGCGTGGCCTGTGTCGTACGGACGCGGCGGCTCCAGGACCTGCCGCTCGCCGCGCTCCCACTGCTGCTGGGCGCCCATCAGATCATCGAGTCCGAGGTGTGGCGCTCGGACGGCGGCACCGGCCCGGCCACCGTGGCCTGGGCCGTCATCGCGCTCCCGCTGCTGGCGCTGTGGGTGCCACTGGGCGTCCTGTGCGCGGCGCCGCCGCAGGCCCGGTGGCAGCTGGTGCTGCCGCTGGCGGCCGGAGCCGCGACGTCCGCCGCCCTCGGGTACAGCCTGGCCGTCCGGCCCGTGACCGCGCAGATCCGCGGGCACACCCTCGGCTATGTGCTCGACCTGCCCCGCCCGGGACTGCTCGTCGCGGGCTATCTCCTGGCCACCGTCGGATCGCTTCTGCTGTCCGGCGACCGGTGGCTGTGGTGGCTCGGGGTGCTGGCAGCGGGCGGGGCCGCGGTGTGCGCCGCCCTGTGGCGGTTGGAGTTCATCTCGACCTGGTGCGCGTTCGCCGCCGTGTGCTCGGTGGTCCTGCTCGGCTGGTCCGGGAGGCGCCCGGCCGACGCGGTGTGACAGACAGGGGCGGGCCCCGCGCCTCCGCATGGTCCGGCAACCCGAGGCACCGGCCTCACCCCCCGCCTCAGCCTCCCGCCTCAACCTCCAGCCTCAGCCCGTCGGCCTCACCCCTCGCCGAAGTGCCGGGCCACGATCGCGGCGGCGTCCGTGCCCCGCGGCAGGATCCCGTACTGGTGGCCGCGGGCCTCACCGAGCCGGGCCGCCACGAACGCCTCGGCCATCGGCGCGGGAGCGTGGCGCAGCATCAGCGAGGACTGCAGGGCCAGCGCCATGCCCTCGACCGTGGCGCGTGCACGGGTCTGCGCGGCGACCGGGTCGCGCAGGTCCTCGGCGAGGTCCCGCCGTACCCGGCCGATGTGCGCGTCCAGGACCGGGCTGGCTCCCGCCGTGCCCTCCAGCTCGGTCCAGAACGCCTCCAGCGACTGCGGGGTGCGGGCGATCCCGCGCAGCACGTCGAGCGCGATGACATTGCCCGAGCCCTCCCACACCGCCATCACCGGCTGCTCCCGGTAGCGGCGGGCCAGCGGCCAGTCCTCGGTGTAGCCGTTGCCGCCGAGGCACTCCAGCGCCTCGTAGGCGTGGTGCGGGCCCCGCTTGCAGATCCAGTACTTCGACACCGCGGTGGCCAGCCGGCGGAACATCGCCTCCGGCTCGCCGCCGCCGTCCTCGTACGCGTGGGCCAGCCGCATCGACGTCCAGGTGGCGGCCTCCGTCTCCAGTGCCAGGTCCGCGAGGACCGCGGTCATGGCCGGCTGGCCGGTCAGCCGCGCGCCGAACGCGCTGCGGTGGTGCGCGTGCCAGATCGCCTCGGACACCGACTGGCGCATGCCGGCGGTGGTGCCGAGCACACAGTCGAGACGGGTGTGGTTGACCATCTCGATGATGGTGGGCACACCCCGGCCCGGCTCGCCGACCCGCACTGCCCAGGTGTCGTCGAACTCCACCTCGCCCGACGCGTTCGACTTGTTGCCCAGCTTGTTCTTCAGCCGCTGGATGCGGATGGTGTTGCGGGCGCCGTCGGGCAGGACCCGCGGTACGAGGAAGCAGCCGAGGCCGGCCCCGTCCTGGGCCAGGACCAGGAACGCGTCCGACATCGGCGCCGAGAAGAACCACTTGTGCCCGGTGAGCAGATGGGCCCGGCCGTCCGGGTCGGAGGCCACCGGGACCGCCCTCGTGGTGTTGGCGCGCACGTCGGACCCGCCCTGCTTCTCCGTCATCCCCATGCCGAAGGTGAGCCCGGACTTGCTGCCCGGGGCGATCGGCCGGGGATCGTACGAACGGCTGAGCAGGCCGGGCAGCCAGTCCCGGCCCACCTCCGGATCGCGTTGCAGGACCGGGACCACGGCGTGCGACATCGACATCGGGCAGGCGTGCCCCGGCTCGATCTGGGCGAACAGCATGAAGGCCGCGGCCCGGCCCACGGCGGCGCCCGGTCCGGGGTCGGCCCACCCCCCGGTATGCGCGCCGTGCCGCACGGCCGCGCCCATGACCTCGTGATACGCGGGGTGGAAGTCGATCTCGTCGATCCGGTTGCCGTACCGGTCATGGGTGCGCAGAACGGGCGGGGAGGTGTGGGCGAGTTCGGCATCGGCCTGGAACGTCTCCGAGCCGACCAGCCGGCCGATTCCGTGCAGCTCCGGCTCGTGCCGGCCGGCACCGAACACGGCGACGGCCTCGGTGAGCGGCACATTGGTGCCGTACTCGTCGAGCCCGCTCCGGGGCGGCGCCTGGTTGGTGACCTCGTGCGTACGGTGCGCCGCGGCGGCCCCGGTGTGCGGGCCGGCCGGGTGTGCGGTGGTGGTCATGGCGGGATTCCTGTCTGCGTCCGGCGGCGGGCGGCGGCTGTTTCGGCGGGTGGCCGGGTCAATCGGCGGGGGATCCGACCGCCCTGAGGCACAGCGCGGTGATGCCCTCCACCACCGCGGTGGGGTCGGTCCGCTCGCCGACGGGGGACAGCGGACCGAGCAGCGCCTCGCCCACCGCCCCGATCAGGGCGGCGGCCGAGAGCCGCGGATTCTGCCCCGGCAGCTCACCCGTGGCGACACCCGCCGCGACGGCCGACTCGGCGAGCGCGTGATAGCCGCGCCGGTAGGTCAGCCGTTCCTGCTCGACGAGCGGGTCGACCGGCTCGGCCAGCAGCGCCCAGGCGGTACGCGGGCTGCGCAGCGCCCGGTACGAGAACGCCTCGACCAGGGCCCGCAGCTG
This window contains:
- a CDS encoding FAD-binding protein — protein: MTPAEKNWAGNVTFGARRLCVPRSEAELRETVAASGAVRALGTRHSFNTVADTCGDLVSVAGLPRVVEIDPAAGAVTVSAGLRFGEFADELNGSGFALHNLGSLPHISVAGACATGTHGSGVGNRSLAGAVRALDMVTADGGTVSLRRGDTDFPGAVVSMGALGVVTRLTLDIVPAFDVQQWVYEDLPESRLTGGFDEVMSAAYSVSVFTDWRPGPVGQVWLKQRVGSGGVRQAPGEWLGARLADGPRHPIAGMPAGNCTRQQGAAGAWHRRLPHFRLEFTPSNGDELQSEYFVAREDAAAAYEAVARLRDRIAPLLQISEIRTVAGDDLWLSPASGRDSVAFHFTWVPDTAAVAPVLGEIEEALAPFGARPHWGKVFTTAPDVLRTLYGRYPDFEKLMARYDPAGTFRNDFLDRHFPR
- a CDS encoding PP2C family protein-serine/threonine phosphatase yields the protein MNRRRPPHSASSEELLTTLQHLTSRARREVERHQARTELAEVSQREMLPSSLPALPGLQTAARYTPARSGLDIGGDWYDGFRLPDGSLAFAIGDVQGHDVEAAAFMGQIRIAMRAPAVTAADPGEVVRRTNELLLSVDSDLLATCAFVRLDPLTRELQSARAGHVAAVWAPANGLSGTTEDEGGLPLGIQSGEEYPVTTRHLTTAGAFVLLTDGVIEGPSYSIDDGMDAVVRLVRSRVGDDAGELADAILRTAERTGHQDDAAVLVLRHEEFPAAPG
- a CDS encoding DUF1876 domain-containing protein is translated as MSRTMEWTVRVDLSEEDGATKAAAVLDTGTAKLTGHGVAHCSPQDPDVPTIGDELAASRAMRDVAAQLMSVADRELGEAGAGSADGPVPPPYAWSDATT
- a CDS encoding DUF6629 family protein, whose translation is MCWSATADLVAGTAVAAIGVACVVRTRRLQDLPLAALPLLLGAHQIIESEVWRSDGGTGPATVAWAVIALPLLALWVPLGVLCAAPPQARWQLVLPLAAGAATSAALGYSLAVRPVTAQIRGHTLGYVLDLPRPGLLVAGYLLATVGSLLLSGDRWLWWLGVLAAGGAAVCAALWRLEFISTWCAFAAVCSVVLLGWSGRRPADAV
- a CDS encoding acyl-CoA dehydrogenase family protein, whose translation is MTTTAHPAGPHTGAAAAHRTHEVTNQAPPRSGLDEYGTNVPLTEAVAVFGAGRHEPELHGIGRLVGSETFQADAELAHTSPPVLRTHDRYGNRIDEIDFHPAYHEVMGAAVRHGAHTGGWADPGPGAAVGRAAAFMLFAQIEPGHACPMSMSHAVVPVLQRDPEVGRDWLPGLLSRSYDPRPIAPGSKSGLTFGMGMTEKQGGSDVRANTTRAVPVASDPDGRAHLLTGHKWFFSAPMSDAFLVLAQDGAGLGCFLVPRVLPDGARNTIRIQRLKNKLGNKSNASGEVEFDDTWAVRVGEPGRGVPTIIEMVNHTRLDCVLGTTAGMRQSVSEAIWHAHHRSAFGARLTGQPAMTAVLADLALETEAATWTSMRLAHAYEDGGGEPEAMFRRLATAVSKYWICKRGPHHAYEALECLGGNGYTEDWPLARRYREQPVMAVWEGSGNVIALDVLRGIARTPQSLEAFWTELEGTAGASPVLDAHIGRVRRDLAEDLRDPVAAQTRARATVEGMALALQSSLMLRHAPAPMAEAFVAARLGEARGHQYGILPRGTDAAAIVARHFGEG
- a CDS encoding TetR/AcrR family transcriptional regulator, encoding MAYRPTARTEATRLARRERLLDSARQLLAEGGYAAAGISAVAERAGVATGSVYNHFASKQELLAAVFRHVADHELAAVREAVHARSGAAEQLRALVEAFSYRALRSPRTAWALLAEPVDPLVEQERLTYRRGYHALAESAVAAGVATGELPGQNPRLSAAALIGAVGEALLGPLSPVGERTDPTAVVEGITALCLRAVGSPAD